The region CAACCACCGGCGAGCACAGGGCGCTCCCACAACTGCAAAGTCGCTGTGAAAACAAAGCGATCCACGCCGAACAGTTCAGGCCCCTCGTAAATATCCTTGAAATGGGCCTTGTAAGGCAGGAGCCCCTGAGGCGTCCTGAGCTCTACCTCAAACCATTCAGAGCCAGAGATCAGGACTTCTTCAAACCACGACTCAAAATACTGAGCCTCAAGGTCACTCATGTTCCAGGTGACTTTCGCCTCAGTGGGTACCGAGGAATATTTCCTTCGGTACCGCGTGCGCCCGGTCTGCATGGCCGTCGACTTGAGCGGGCTGACAGGACTGAACCCGTAACCGTCTCGCAACGGATACGGCAGCCCAACTGGATATTGGATCATCGTGCAGCCCTTCCCATGCCAAGCATCTGCTGAATGGCCTTGGCCTCTTTGCCGTTTTCACGGATATTCGCGACGAAGTAGTCAGTGATCCATTTACCGTCGACCTGGCTCGACTGGCTCTGGCCGGCCTTGCTGGCGTCCTCGATCACGTTGACGACTGGAGCCGCGCCCACCATCGGCCGACTTGCATCAGGCCCTGTTCCTTTCGCGCCAGGGCGAATTGGCGAGACGTTGCCTTTACGTAGCGCCTCAACCGTGGCGACACCGCCAGCCTTGCGGATATCCGCCTGACTCCACACAACCTCGCCTTTGTGCGCGGGGCCGGCATATTCATTTACTCCACCTGCGCCGGTATACCCGCCCCCAGAGAAGCCAATTCCAGCGATGTTCGCCACGTTGGCAGCAGTGGCCACCCCCACGGCAGCGGCTGCTGCGAAGTTGAACGGTGGCGGGAATGCGGACAGAGCCTTCTGCACGGCCAGATAGCCGTCCATAGTGGCCTGAATGATTGCCGCCGCCTTGCCGATTGCTGCGAGCTTCTTGTTGCCGGACTGACTGAGGCTGGCCATGTTGCCGAAGAAATCGGAAGCGCCCACCAGCAATGCCTGGTTCTTGGCTTCTTCGATCTTCTGGCGGTTTTGAGTGGCCTGCTGGTCGATGTTCGCCACGCGCGCAGCGTAGGTCTCTTCGTTGATCGCCTTCAGATCCAGGTAGGCAGCCTGCTTTTCAAGCTCGGTCGCGCGCCATGTCTCCAGTTTTTTCGCCGCTTCATCGAGCCGGTCAATCTCACTAACCGGCCCGCCGACAGACGCGTCGAGGCCCGGGGCCGTTGGCGCCTGAGTAACGCCCTCAACAGTCCCTGGCTTTTGCGCCGCTTTCAGGTTTATGTCGCGGATCTTGATCATCGTCTCAAGCCGTTTTGCGGCTTCGACGTTGCCCTGGCGCTCGTATTCGGCCATTTGCGCAGCGTCATCCAAGGACGACTTTAGGCTGTTTGCTTCACGTAGCTGTCCGGTGAGAGTCAGCAACTGCACCTGGTCCTTCTGCGCCTGCTGGATGCCTTTGCTGATTTCCGCTTCACGCTCGAGTGCAACGTTTTTCTTGAGCTGGGCGGTGATCAGGTCCTGACTGGCCAGTAGCGACTTCTGATCGGCAGTGAGCGTCTTCTTGCCTTTTATGTCAGCGAGTTGCTGCTCCCACTTGATCAATGCCTGCGCTTGGGCACCTACTTTCTCCGTAGCGATGCCTTGGGCGTTCAGAGAAGAGTTCTGCTGGATCAGCACGGCCTGGGTCTGACGCGCCGCGTCCAGCGCCTTCATGCCGGCGTCTTCGGTGTATGCCTTGGCTTTTGGATCTTTCGGCTGTGACTTATCGAATTTCGCCTGAATATTGGCGACTTCTTTGTCGATATCAGCCTGGGACTTACCGGCCTCAAGGCCAAGCTTTTTGGTCTCCTTGATGTCATCCTCAAGCTTCGCCTGGTCAAACAAATTTTTCTTGTGAAGATCATCCCACTTGCTTAGCGCTGCAATCCTTGATTGCTCAGCTTGACCAGCAACGCCGTCAGCCGTAGCAGACTGTTGCGATACCGCCATCCTTTCTTTAATCAGGGCGAGTTTCTTCTCAAGCGCTTCAGTCGAGTCCGTGTCCTTGATGCCCAGAGCCGAGTCAAATGCCGTGCTTGCCTTTCCCAGACCCGTAGAGAGCGATCCGAGGATTCCGCCATCCTTGCGAGTCTTGAGTACTCGCTCAATGAGGTCTGCTTCTTTCTGGAGGTCCGGAAAAAGTTCAGACTTCACCTTGCTGTATGCGTTGCTTATCGCGGTTCCGATCGCAATCCAGTCTCTCTGGACCTGAGAAAGAGATT is a window of Pseudomonas antarctica DNA encoding:
- a CDS encoding phage tail length tape measure family protein, with product MTQTSRLVLEIDSRDAEQKAADVHKALEALESAGIPTQNSMKKAASGIDDVGKSSSKAVGSVDDLSESSNKAGASSKKAGESYAEARARIEAIAKSSLDASTYLNSLSTSTVKASGSFDAAAGKAKSLADLAKRLREESDANVGSNAKQADSVKKTASATGTYSEELEKLLAKLDPVRAKQLDLINQQKQLAAAFKKGDLDEAGYKRFSSIIGDNASALNNFSTATKGSQRDVAQLLNALKSGDWAGVTRNFQQISVSAGGTGNALKMLGGMASAVLNPIALGAAALTGLGLAFYDAEKQANAFNQALFSGTANSGQTVSSLASIAKSAAALSGSISSANDAVISLAGSSKLSKAQFVDLAQAASAISAYTGKGAAEVAKDLASVGDSATKAAEKISSQYGLLTSAQYEVIAALDRQGKKQEALDVLSSSLNENAQHRLEKYRESLSQVQRDWIAIGTAISNAYSKVKSELFPDLQKEADLIERVLKTRKDGGILGSLSTGLGKASTAFDSALGIKDTDSTEALEKKLALIKERMAVSQQSATADGVAGQAEQSRIAALSKWDDLHKKNLFDQAKLEDDIKETKKLGLEAGKSQADIDKEVANIQAKFDKSQPKDPKAKAYTEDAGMKALDAARQTQAVLIQQNSSLNAQGIATEKVGAQAQALIKWEQQLADIKGKKTLTADQKSLLASQDLITAQLKKNVALEREAEISKGIQQAQKDQVQLLTLTGQLREANSLKSSLDDAAQMAEYERQGNVEAAKRLETMIKIRDINLKAAQKPGTVEGVTQAPTAPGLDASVGGPVSEIDRLDEAAKKLETWRATELEKQAAYLDLKAINEETYAARVANIDQQATQNRQKIEEAKNQALLVGASDFFGNMASLSQSGNKKLAAIGKAAAIIQATMDGYLAVQKALSAFPPPFNFAAAAAVGVATAANVANIAGIGFSGGGYTGAGGVNEYAGPAHKGEVVWSQADIRKAGGVATVEALRKGNVSPIRPGAKGTGPDASRPMVGAAPVVNVIEDASKAGQSQSSQVDGKWITDYFVANIRENGKEAKAIQQMLGMGRAAR